The Terriglobales bacterium genome segment GCTGCAGAGGACCTGGTGGATGTGCGCGTCGAACGCAAGAGTGGCAAGCCCGATCGCCAGGTCTACTCACTCACTCGGACCGGGCACTCGGAGCTTGAGAGGTGGCTCGGCCGGCCCCCGGTACCACCGTCCCCCCGGAACGAGCTTCTTCTCAAGCTCTTCTTTGGCCGCCTGGCCAAATCACAGGACATGGTCCGCCATGTCAAGGAATTTCGCCGCCACCACGAAGGGCTGTTGCAACAATATTCCCGTGTCGAGAAATGGCTGAATCGTGAGCATGCAAACCATCCTGGCCTGCCTTATTGGCTCATGACGCTGGACTACGGCAAGCGATATTCGCGCATGGCGCTCGCTTGGAGCGAAACAACATTGCCCGCCCTCGAGCGTGCCGACAAAAGGCGGGAAGGACCCACACCGAAACAAGAAGGAGGTAAGAGGCCATGAATACCTGGTTTCCGTATGTCCGCATTTTGCACATCGCCTGCGGCATGATTGCTCTCTTCGTAGCGCCAGTAGCAATGTTGACGCTCAAGGGAGGTCTGGTGCATCGCCGTTGGGGAAAGATTTACTTCTGGACGATGGCTGTCGTTGCCACGACCGCAATGATCATGGCCGTCTACCGGCCCATCGTCTTTCTGGCACTGCTCGCCATCTTCAGCTTCTATTTCGCCTTTCGCGGTTACCGAAGCATTCTGCGAAAACGCCAGAGTGCTGAGGTTATGGATTGGATCGGCGCGCTGCTCACCTTGGCGGGGAGTCTCAGCCTAGTCGCACTGGCGATTCATCCTCTTAGGGGTCAATTCCTGCCTGCTCCAGCGGTTTCATTCGCGTTCGGCCTAATCGGTGTCTTGATCTCAGGAAGCGACATATGGCGATTCCTCCGGCCACCGGCCGACCGAAATGCGTGGTGGTACAGCCACATGGGTGGGATGCTCGGATCCTACATCGCTACGGTGTCCGCATTTTCTGCCGTGAATTTTCACTTTCTGCCGGTCGTCATTCGCTGGCTGTGGCCTTCGGCAATCGGCATTCCAGGAATTTTTCTTTGGATTGGATATTACCGCAAGAAATTCACTCGCAGCCCAAGCAAGGTTGCTGCGAAAGAGCTCTAGAAAAATGTTGGCGGTCCAAATTACAGCTTATTCATCGCGGTTGGCTGACAAGGAAGAAATTATGCAGAACTCGAACACAGATGGCGAACATGTATGGAATGGCGGACAGATTGTCGCGTGGGTGCTGCTGCTCTTTTTCTTGATCTTTCTGTGTTTGCTGCCCTTCCTCATC includes the following:
- a CDS encoding PadR family transcriptional regulator, producing the protein MKRSVAHSLLGILSLRAMSGYDIRKFVKENIGYFWKESYGQIYPMLKRMAAEDLVDVRVERKSGKPDRQVYSLTRTGHSELERWLGRPPVPPSPRNELLLKLFFGRLAKSQDMVRHVKEFRRHHEGLLQQYSRVEKWLNREHANHPGLPYWLMTLDYGKRYSRMALAWSETTLPALERADKRREGPTPKQEGGKRP
- a CDS encoding DUF2306 domain-containing protein encodes the protein MNTWFPYVRILHIACGMIALFVAPVAMLTLKGGLVHRRWGKIYFWTMAVVATTAMIMAVYRPIVFLALLAIFSFYFAFRGYRSILRKRQSAEVMDWIGALLTLAGSLSLVALAIHPLRGQFLPAPAVSFAFGLIGVLISGSDIWRFLRPPADRNAWWYSHMGGMLGSYIATVSAFSAVNFHFLPVVIRWLWPSAIGIPGIFLWIGYYRKKFTRSPSKVAAKEL